A window of Pseudomonas mucidolens contains these coding sequences:
- the nrdD gene encoding anaerobic ribonucleoside-triphosphate reductase, with product MNASQTLPQAQRQRCEVWTRVMGYHRPVSAFNPGKQSEHRERLHFTESAAVAGRQ from the coding sequence ATGAATGCATCGCAAACACTGCCCCAGGCGCAACGTCAACGCTGCGAAGTCTGGACCCGGGTGATGGGGTATCACCGTCCGGTATCGGCATTCAATCCGGGCAAACAGTCGGAGCACCGCGAACGGCTCCACTTCACCGAAAGTGCGGCAGTGGCAGGGCGCCAATGA